In Mycoplasma sp. Mirounga ES2805-ORL, a single window of DNA contains:
- the atpD gene encoding F0F1 ATP synthase subunit beta, which produces MPKVINEKKKDPAKKRVNKSIAKSSLDKARKKDIVEEVGVGKVIQIMGPVVDIRFSKGALPSLNNALIIKNGDEDVVVEVSQHIGDETVRTIAMVSTDGLARGLEAFDTGAPISVPVGNNVLGRMFDVLGKPIDLKPFPEDALKMPIHAKAPTYEEQKSVSEILETGIKVIDLLIPYAKGGKIGLFGGAGVGKTVLVQELINNIATQHGGLSIFAGVGERTREGNDLYHEMKAAGVLNKTALVFGQMNEPPGARMRVALTGLTMAEYFRDKQNQDVLLFIDNIFRFTQAGSEVSALLGRMPSAVGYQPTLATEMGQLQERITSTHKGSITSVQAVYVPADDLTDPAPATTFNHLDAKTVLDRNIAALGIYPAVDPLESSSRLLDPLVVGQEHYDTAHDVVSILQRFKELQDIIAILGLGELNDEDKLTVARARRIRNFLSQPFTVAEKFSGKKGQYVKLSDTIRSFRAILDGKCDKYPEELFLYVGSIDDVEAKYNEYLKNKENKNKKEEANKNNEQEK; this is translated from the coding sequence ATGCCAAAAGTAATTAACGAAAAGAAAAAAGACCCAGCTAAAAAAAGAGTAAATAAATCAATAGCTAAATCTAGTTTAGATAAAGCCAGAAAAAAAGATATAGTTGAAGAAGTGGGTGTAGGTAAAGTTATTCAAATTATGGGACCCGTTGTTGACATACGTTTTTCAAAAGGAGCATTACCATCATTAAATAATGCATTAATAATAAAAAATGGTGATGAAGATGTTGTTGTTGAAGTATCTCAACATATTGGTGATGAAACAGTTAGAACTATTGCTATGGTTTCAACAGATGGTTTAGCCAGAGGTCTTGAAGCATTTGACACCGGAGCACCAATCAGTGTCCCGGTTGGAAATAATGTTTTGGGAAGAATGTTTGATGTTCTAGGTAAACCTATCGATTTAAAACCTTTCCCAGAAGATGCTTTAAAAATGCCAATCCATGCTAAAGCGCCAACCTATGAAGAACAAAAATCAGTTAGTGAAATTCTAGAAACCGGTATCAAAGTTATTGACTTACTAATTCCATATGCAAAAGGTGGGAAAATAGGTTTATTCGGTGGTGCTGGTGTTGGTAAAACAGTTTTAGTTCAAGAATTAATTAATAATATAGCTACCCAACATGGTGGGTTATCTATTTTTGCGGGTGTAGGTGAAAGAACAAGAGAAGGTAATGATTTATACCACGAAATGAAAGCTGCTGGTGTTTTAAATAAAACAGCTCTTGTCTTCGGACAAATGAATGAACCTCCTGGAGCTAGAATGAGAGTAGCTCTTACTGGATTAACAATGGCCGAATACTTCCGTGATAAGCAAAATCAAGATGTTCTACTATTTATAGATAATATTTTCCGTTTCACTCAAGCAGGTAGTGAAGTTAGTGCACTTCTAGGCCGTATGCCTAGTGCAGTTGGTTACCAACCAACATTAGCAACAGAGATGGGTCAACTACAAGAAAGAATTACCTCAACTCATAAAGGTTCAATCACTAGTGTTCAAGCTGTTTATGTCCCAGCTGATGACTTAACAGACCCGGCTCCAGCTACAACATTTAACCACTTAGATGCAAAAACAGTTCTCGACAGAAATATTGCAGCTTTAGGAATTTATCCAGCAGTGGACCCACTAGAATCATCATCTAGATTACTTGATCCACTTGTAGTAGGACAAGAACACTACGATACAGCTCATGATGTTGTTTCAATACTTCAAAGATTCAAAGAATTACAAGATATTATTGCTATTTTAGGACTTGGAGAATTAAATGATGAAGATAAATTAACTGTTGCTCGTGCTAGAAGAATAAGAAACTTTTTATCGCAACCATTTACAGTTGCTGAAAAATTTAGTGGTAAAAAAGGCCAATATGTAAAACTTTCAGACACAATTAGAAGTTTTAGAGCTATTTTAGATGGAAAATGTGACAAATACCCTGAAGAATTATTCTTATATGTAGGTTCAATTGATGATGTAGAAGCTAAATACAACGAATATTTAAAAAATAAAGAAAATAAAAATAAAAAAGAAGAAGCAAATAAAAATAACGAACAAGAAAAATAA
- a CDS encoding transglutaminase domain-containing protein → MGIKKRKIILHIGSVLGIFSAPLISVSCFNNLRYDPKKEESKTEEVDEKISIGDSKKELKTLLNDVEKELDRIQDIVLYSIELKTTFNNNFNFAKNVYLDENSELKDIQEAINLLKEITNSIQAIDEQKDMLKVDLFNLRKDNSFYKYFTRKQQSELIYELEKYIQIYIELNSKKPSQITIDILKQMIYNVSSSKFNFIKEQIKILRKEFAYKKEELNKYVPSDVIKFEKYAKDINDKIIAYESQLPLPWEDIFKDYEFLFKQFNLCNSNYEKAKENEVSDSDEINSLTVSNNIAKARMTSIVDNLIGSKNITDEQINHIYNKNDKEIAKKLQIVWTKFKSLIPEAYDKMGGIRSKNINFKKRLKTVENFINNYWGYDSGLNSGPMANSTPIIKGAIRQLVTYKTFGSNQNYYSTYIDQLFDYLKVLEFDLSLTFDESDKLVVKEEDLDIFNINKVILPKNSKLTREEVVKFRKDIYYGNAFIIDDKNESYYSLNIKESLYSQISKNNWIAFDARMYELTNGSNYYNDVAWKSIYDKNIRFRYRTKNYNEEKQVNELVLKVIPTIISKNFNLKQKISAVHNWIVDNTEYTDSYELNNTSLQNSIRSVYRFVTGEKVVCEGYARMFQKFMTFLNIPSWYVYGDAGNKFNSPQPHAWNMVVVDGKNLFVDCTWDDPYVGNKVGEHSIINKNIYPHRINFLLKEWKEFSTANGGYRNIDPELKQLADRLKIDNFPYVIMN, encoded by the coding sequence ATGGGTATTAAAAAACGAAAAATTATTTTACATATAGGCAGTGTTTTAGGTATATTTTCTGCACCATTAATTTCCGTTTCTTGCTTTAATAATTTAAGATATGATCCAAAAAAAGAAGAATCTAAAACTGAAGAAGTTGATGAAAAAATTTCTATTGGCGATAGTAAAAAAGAATTGAAGACTTTATTAAATGATGTTGAAAAGGAATTGGACAGAATTCAGGATATTGTTTTATATAGTATTGAATTAAAAACTACTTTTAATAATAATTTTAATTTTGCAAAAAATGTTTATCTAGATGAAAATAGTGAATTAAAAGATATACAAGAAGCTATTAATTTATTAAAAGAAATTACTAATTCTATTCAAGCTATAGATGAACAAAAAGACATGCTTAAGGTGGATTTATTTAATCTTAGAAAAGATAACAGTTTTTATAAATATTTCACTAGAAAGCAACAATCCGAATTAATCTATGAATTAGAAAAATATATTCAAATTTATATAGAACTAAATTCTAAGAAGCCAAGTCAAATAACAATTGATATTCTTAAACAAATGATTTACAATGTTTCTTCTTCCAAGTTTAATTTCATTAAAGAACAAATTAAGATATTAAGAAAGGAGTTCGCCTATAAAAAAGAGGAATTAAATAAATACGTTCCATCAGATGTAATCAAATTCGAAAAATATGCAAAAGATATAAACGATAAAATAATTGCATATGAATCACAATTACCATTACCTTGAGAAGATATCTTTAAAGACTATGAATTTCTTTTCAAACAGTTTAATTTGTGTAATTCTAATTATGAAAAAGCAAAAGAAAATGAAGTCAGTGACTCTGATGAAATAAATAGTCTAACAGTATCTAACAATATTGCTAAAGCTCGTATGACTTCAATAGTTGATAATTTGATTGGTTCTAAAAATATAACGGACGAACAAATAAATCATATATATAATAAAAATGATAAAGAAATTGCTAAAAAACTTCAAATTGTTTGAACAAAATTTAAATCATTAATTCCTGAAGCTTATGACAAAATGGGTGGTATAAGGTCAAAAAATATTAATTTTAAAAAGAGACTAAAAACCGTAGAAAATTTTATAAATAATTATTGAGGTTATGATAGTGGATTAAATAGTGGTCCTATGGCAAATTCAACACCTATTATAAAAGGTGCTATTAGACAATTAGTAACTTATAAAACATTCGGTTCAAATCAAAATTATTATTCAACATACATCGATCAATTATTCGACTATTTAAAAGTTTTAGAATTTGATTTATCTTTAACATTTGATGAATCTGATAAATTGGTTGTTAAAGAAGAAGATTTAGATATCTTTAATATAAATAAAGTAATTCTTCCTAAGAATTCTAAACTAACTAGAGAAGAAGTAGTTAAATTTAGAAAAGATATCTATTACGGCAATGCTTTTATTATTGATGATAAAAATGAGTCATATTATTCATTAAATATTAAAGAGTCTTTATATAGTCAAATTAGTAAAAATAACTGAATAGCCTTTGATGCTAGAATGTATGAATTAACTAACGGATCTAACTATTATAATGATGTTGCTTGAAAATCAATTTATGATAAAAATATAAGATTTAGATATAGAACTAAAAATTATAATGAAGAAAAGCAAGTTAATGAATTAGTTTTAAAAGTAATACCAACAATTATTTCAAAAAACTTTAATCTAAAACAAAAAATAAGTGCTGTTCACAATTGAATTGTCGACAATACTGAATATACTGATTCTTATGAACTAAATAATACTAGTTTACAAAATTCAATTAGAAGTGTTTATAGATTTGTCACAGGAGAAAAAGTTGTTTGTGAGGGATATGCCAGAATGTTCCAAAAATTTATGACATTTTTAAATATACCATCATGATACGTATATGGTGACGCAGGTAATAAATTTAATAGTCCCCAACCTCATGCTTGAAATATGGTTGTTGTGGATGGAAAAAATCTATTTGTAGACTGTACATGAGATGATCCATACGTAGGCAATAAGGTAGGCGAACACAGTATAATAAATAAAAATATTTATCCACATAGAATTAATTTTCTTCTTAAAGAATGGAAAGAGTTTTCTACAGCAAACGGTGGTTATAGAAATATTGATCCAGAATTAAAACAATTAGCAGACCGATTAAAAATAGATAATTTCCCCTATGTAATAATGAATTAA
- the pgsA gene encoding CDP-diacylglycerol--glycerol-3-phosphate 3-phosphatidyltransferase — protein sequence MNLPNKLTLLRLILVVPLIITFIAFGILFKKYNITNSNGYLENGHELYGRILLSIILIIFVVAMITDFFDGYTARKNNLVTSFGKLWDPLADKVVVTSTMIFLAVFKFIPFWIIIIYVLRDIIVDGCRISMAQFKIDVSASIFGKMKTLFQTIGIITILIVAIVIPYYPEYLVNIAKEKFTQEIYGYLMIYSINLFILIGLFFSIYSGILYIKKIAPHLQVK from the coding sequence ATGAACCTACCAAATAAATTAACATTATTAAGATTAATTCTTGTTGTCCCTTTAATTATTACTTTTATCGCTTTTGGTATTCTGTTTAAAAAATATAATATAACTAATAGCAATGGCTATCTTGAAAATGGACATGAATTATATGGGAGAATATTATTAAGCATAATTTTAATAATATTTGTTGTGGCAATGATTACCGATTTTTTTGATGGATATACAGCTCGTAAAAATAATCTAGTTACAAGTTTTGGTAAACTTTGAGATCCATTAGCAGATAAAGTTGTAGTAACTTCGACAATGATTTTTCTAGCAGTTTTTAAATTTATACCTTTTTGAATTATTATTATTTATGTGCTTAGAGATATTATTGTTGATGGCTGCCGTATTTCTATGGCCCAATTTAAAATAGATGTTTCTGCATCAATATTTGGAAAAATGAAAACACTATTTCAAACAATTGGCATCATTACAATTTTAATAGTTGCAATTGTGATTCCTTATTATCCGGAATATCTAGTAAATATAGCAAAAGAAAAATTTACCCAAGAAATTTATGGATATTTAATGATTTATTCAATTAATTTATTTATTTTAATAGGACTATTCTTTAGTATCTACTCAGGAATTCTTTATATTAAAAAAATAGCTCCTCATTTACAAGTCAAATAG
- the atpG gene encoding ATP synthase F1 subunit gamma: MSSLQNIKGRIGAVNSIKKITHAMELVATSKLKRAKEEYQNVFSYEEKVKTTISKIFKYIDKEELDSIYQEKIDNPKVLNIIITADLGLAGSYNSNVIKLAKISIKPSDKLILLGVKGINTFENHNKDQIISQYKISENQNADLLVENIVKQCYELYENKEIDIFNVIYTKYINNLIQEECKEQLFPIDYAEIKKIAENDNSQKIKVLEFEPSAHVVFNESIPFYLNAKLSLMLASSRLSELASRRNAMETATDNANDLINDLQLDYNRKRQSNITQELNEIVSGAESV, encoded by the coding sequence ATGTCAAGTTTGCAAAATATAAAAGGAAGAATAGGAGCAGTTAATTCCATTAAAAAGATTACTCATGCGATGGAATTAGTCGCAACTTCCAAACTTAAAAGAGCTAAAGAAGAATACCAAAATGTTTTTTCTTATGAGGAAAAAGTAAAAACAACAATTTCTAAAATATTCAAATATATTGATAAAGAAGAACTAGACTCTATTTATCAAGAAAAAATAGATAATCCGAAGGTACTAAACATAATAATAACTGCCGATTTAGGACTGGCGGGAAGTTATAATTCTAATGTAATAAAATTAGCTAAAATCTCTATAAAACCAAGCGATAAATTAATTTTATTAGGTGTTAAAGGTATCAATACTTTTGAAAATCACAATAAAGACCAAATAATATCTCAATACAAAATAAGCGAAAACCAAAATGCAGATTTGCTTGTAGAAAACATTGTTAAACAGTGTTATGAACTATACGAAAATAAAGAGATAGATATATTCAATGTAATTTATACAAAATATATAAATAATCTAATCCAAGAAGAATGCAAAGAACAACTTTTCCCAATAGATTATGCTGAAATAAAAAAAATCGCTGAAAATGACAATAGTCAAAAAATTAAGGTTTTAGAATTTGAACCATCAGCTCATGTAGTATTTAATGAATCTATACCTTTCTACTTAAATGCTAAACTAAGCTTAATGCTTGCATCCAGCCGTTTAAGCGAATTAGCATCGCGCAGAAACGCAATGGAAACTGCAACTGACAATGCAAATGATTTAATTAACGACCTACAATTAGATTACAACAGAAAGAGACAAAGTAACATAACTCAGGAATTAAATGAAATAGTTTCTGGAGCAGAATCTGTCTAA
- the coaD gene encoding pantetheine-phosphate adenylyltransferase, which yields MNCKTAIYPGSFDPIHEGHIAVIDKALNIFEKIYVIVSINPDKENLANIEKRYQYVKNKLAKYKQIEVLINKNELIGNLAKKLDVNLLIRSARNNTDYSYELELAAGNNAVNPDLETILIIPDYDMIEYSSTLLRHKKKLGIK from the coding sequence ATGAATTGTAAAACAGCTATCTATCCAGGATCTTTTGATCCTATTCATGAAGGACATATCGCTGTAATAGATAAGGCTCTAAATATTTTTGAAAAAATCTATGTTATTGTTTCAATTAATCCAGATAAAGAAAATTTAGCTAACATAGAAAAGCGTTATCAATATGTTAAAAACAAATTAGCGAAATATAAACAAATAGAAGTACTAATCAATAAAAATGAATTAATTGGAAATCTAGCTAAAAAATTAGATGTTAATTTATTAATCAGAAGCGCTCGAAATAACACTGACTATTCATACGAATTAGAATTAGCGGCTGGAAATAATGCTGTTAATCCAGATTTAGAAACAATACTCATAATTCCAGATTATGACATGATTGAATATTCATCAACCCTATTAAGACACAA
- the atpC gene encoding ATP synthase F1 subunit epsilon produces the protein MEAKTTHLTIMTSSNLFLDEDVSQVYLKTKYGGAITILPNRTPIFSIIDVCKMEINRKGEKGYKACYIGNGFVYANSKEVQIITNDIIFDQNIDIEKAKRDKEIALQNIEKYKNTKKEIIFEQKLRKAINKINIYNNK, from the coding sequence ATGGAAGCTAAAACAACCCATTTAACAATAATGACTTCATCAAATCTTTTCTTAGATGAAGATGTTAGTCAAGTTTATCTAAAAACTAAATATGGTGGTGCTATAACTATTTTGCCAAATAGAACACCTATATTTAGTATTATCGACGTTTGTAAAATGGAAATTAATCGAAAAGGCGAAAAAGGATACAAGGCATGCTATATCGGAAATGGCTTCGTTTATGCTAATTCGAAAGAAGTACAAATAATCACTAACGATATTATTTTCGACCAAAATATTGATATTGAAAAAGCTAAGAGAGATAAAGAAATAGCTCTTCAAAATATTGAAAAATACAAAAACACTAAAAAAGAAATTATCTTTGAACAAAAATTAAGAAAAGCTATTAATAAAATTAATATATATAATAATAAGTAA
- a CDS encoding MHJ_0274 family protein, with protein sequence MDSGWITWVILGAVIVVLVIMFTYTGLKDMVKKRKRIKREKELAIKAEKYALEIFLKLDYLIIKNQMLIDEFEPSIGKYKMSEITDVPRNYLLELQKTEDFKELIIASHDVDELLKIYISYRDSRSTTWKSSLKDLEKIIQKRINAQNFLISPDHINSIKAEIDEYYQKQLDKKEE encoded by the coding sequence ATGGATTCAGGATGAATTACATGAGTTATTTTAGGGGCTGTGATAGTTGTTTTAGTAATTATGTTTACATACACAGGTCTAAAAGACATGGTTAAAAAAAGAAAAAGAATCAAAAGAGAAAAAGAATTAGCAATTAAAGCTGAAAAATATGCACTTGAAATATTTTTAAAGTTAGATTATCTAATTATAAAAAATCAAATGCTAATTGATGAATTCGAGCCTTCTATTGGTAAATATAAAATGTCTGAGATAACGGATGTGCCACGTAATTACCTATTAGAATTGCAAAAAACTGAAGACTTTAAAGAATTGATAATTGCTAGTCATGATGTTGATGAATTATTAAAAATATACATATCATATCGTGACTCAAGAAGTACAACATGAAAAAGTTCTTTAAAAGACTTAGAAAAAATTATCCAAAAAAGAATAAATGCTCAAAACTTCTTAATTTCTCCAGATCATATTAACTCAATTAAAGCTGAAATTGACGAATATTATCAAAAACAATTAGATAAAAAAGAAGAATAA
- a CDS encoding ZIP family metal transporter, with protein sequence METFINNLKNFSNGNEELAKFILVLIASMFLLLIPIFVTTIFPLFKSKLSPRGNALLYSFVTGFFIILATFGFLRESLEISSINGYDFRLKHPKLTVYTWNIILVCGGLITGLLFAFGLRKTIKAISRTRVKNDKFAAIFIHNHEIAHDHGAMHDELKLGPDHKTKIDKQHQVNDPKLKVVALLLILAHRIPAGILIGYNLNQLFYGEGSSLSIAFLISFILHLIPEEIIYYYRQREMGISRWKAMLISIGIILLFIPLMLIGIYFGHVITSIWQVRSFISAVVAGIFLFTSIVEFLPEFFHSHHDKKLFRWVMLMFFIGIVLCALVLSFHEHSHSF encoded by the coding sequence ATGGAAACATTTATAAATAATTTAAAAAATTTTTCAAACGGCAATGAAGAACTTGCTAAATTTATATTAGTTCTTATTGCATCAATGTTTTTACTTTTAATTCCTATTTTTGTAACAACAATTTTTCCTTTATTTAAAAGCAAGTTAAGTCCTCGTGGAAATGCCTTACTATATTCATTTGTAACAGGGTTTTTTATAATTCTTGCCACATTTGGTTTTTTGCGCGAATCGTTGGAAATTAGTTCAATTAATGGATATGATTTTAGATTAAAGCATCCTAAGCTAACAGTTTATACGTGAAATATTATTTTAGTTTGTGGAGGTTTAATTACTGGTTTATTATTTGCCTTTGGTTTAAGAAAAACAATAAAGGCAATTTCTAGAACTAGAGTTAAAAATGATAAATTTGCAGCCATTTTTATTCACAATCATGAAATAGCACATGATCATGGTGCAATGCATGATGAACTTAAATTAGGGCCAGATCACAAAACTAAAATCGATAAACAACATCAGGTTAATGATCCTAAATTAAAAGTAGTTGCCTTATTATTAATTTTGGCTCATAGAATCCCTGCAGGCATTTTGATTGGATATAATCTAAATCAATTATTTTATGGCGAAGGTTCTAGTTTAAGTATTGCATTTTTAATTTCATTTATTCTTCATTTGATACCAGAAGAGATAATTTATTATTATAGACAAAGAGAAATGGGAATTTCAAGATGAAAAGCCATGTTGATTTCAATCGGAATTATTCTTCTATTTATTCCCTTAATGTTAATAGGTATTTATTTTGGTCATGTAATTACTAGCATTTGGCAAGTTAGATCATTTATTAGTGCAGTAGTTGCTGGAATATTCTTATTCACTTCTATTGTTGAATTCCTACCCGAGTTCTTTCATTCTCACCATGATAAGAAATTGTTTAGATGAGTTATGCTTATGTTCTTTATAGGTATTGTGTTATGTGCACTTGTATTATCATTCCATGAACATTCTCATAGTTTTTAA
- a CDS encoding MAG1360 family OppF-related protein — translation MIKNKKLLIENNVSLLSTSDTKESVFIPKMEFENKSSSLLLCDKSDFLIKNFEKNIKNNNSIITFFDNENNNIILNSNDNNKIFNKVLFQSLNEIELNNDINFLFLEYNELYKNFNIDPKEIKDIWSTLRKFNPIIKNSYFDILKSHQSSLTIIFNDYTREINILKANLSFLDNEKIDDFEKKTLNFLSSTNKVLFDIYKEFLGKFNNYKTYTLGSVDYFGDEKIKQLKMDLFYLNQLKLKTKNIFKQELLLENTHRNIENIKDIQHEIIDNNLKTFNYIISWYKKDNKVKEATIQNLKKNSLEYELFIKKIETQKHAYKLLRKVKNKILLLDEKEIFKLKDNIDFYIKLFIYNNLASINCSLKNFSIKKIRSTIKKEFDFGFDQYIALSNNKWDKFKELLNKNNKEIYELKKNTIFVSKAENYDKKTSVISEKIYELENEYFWKIENTIFKLNAKLKDDPFLKKASGDISKKYTYIKKTVKGFISFFQRSFKPKGDYSAISKLAKSVFIRIKSLLDNYSFVIDYFTRSHNFLFNNKKYNEKEIIGFITIKRLIEVFDKSSISIQSIIKKSSEFSKINKLKIKLLSNIVKKPDVLFIVDDNKDIDLNLINEFLRVASELCEQSNITYIFITDRIELVNREFDKLFYFYENKLIEYGDYKSVLKKPFTQNLKNLTTRRDLPIEDFYKNSSFLLSSPYDISNSHFVCVPSSYIKNRLNMEDSASTEVVFESETMNSTIETAISEMTNVFDGISVFIDKEKASANSNKLIENYDKWINDEETQSIDIDANKKDIF, via the coding sequence ATGATAAAAAATAAAAAATTATTAATTGAAAACAATGTCAGCTTACTATCAACAAGCGATACTAAAGAATCAGTATTTATTCCTAAAATGGAATTTGAAAACAAGTCATCATCTCTATTACTTTGTGATAAGAGTGATTTTTTGATTAAAAATTTTGAAAAAAACATAAAAAACAATAATTCAATTATTACTTTTTTTGATAATGAAAACAATAACATTATTTTAAATAGCAATGACAATAATAAAATATTTAACAAGGTATTATTTCAAAGCCTTAATGAAATTGAATTAAATAATGATATTAATTTTTTATTTCTTGAATACAATGAACTTTACAAAAATTTTAATATTGATCCAAAAGAAATTAAAGACATTTGATCAACATTAAGAAAATTCAATCCTATAATAAAAAATTCATACTTTGATATTTTAAAATCTCATCAAAGTTCACTTACAATTATCTTTAATGACTATACTCGGGAAATTAATATTTTAAAAGCTAATTTGTCTTTTTTAGACAATGAAAAAATTGATGACTTTGAAAAAAAGACTTTAAACTTTTTGTCGTCAACTAACAAGGTTCTTTTTGACATATATAAGGAATTTCTTGGAAAATTCAATAATTACAAGACATATACTCTTGGCAGTGTTGACTATTTTGGAGACGAAAAAATTAAACAATTGAAAATGGACCTATTCTATTTAAATCAATTAAAATTAAAAACTAAAAATATTTTTAAACAAGAACTATTGCTTGAAAATACTCACAGAAATATTGAAAATATTAAAGATATACAGCATGAAATTATTGATAATAATTTAAAAACATTTAATTACATAATAAGTTGATATAAAAAAGACAATAAAGTAAAAGAAGCTACAATACAAAACCTTAAAAAAAACAGTCTAGAATATGAACTATTTATTAAAAAAATTGAAACTCAAAAACATGCATATAAACTTCTACGTAAGGTTAAAAATAAAATTCTGCTTTTAGATGAAAAGGAGATATTTAAACTAAAAGACAATATAGATTTTTATATTAAATTATTTATTTATAACAACTTAGCTTCTATAAATTGTTCACTAAAAAACTTCAGCATCAAAAAAATAAGATCAACTATTAAAAAAGAATTTGATTTTGGCTTCGACCAATATATTGCTCTATCAAATAATAAATGGGATAAATTTAAAGAATTACTTAATAAAAATAATAAAGAAATTTATGAACTTAAGAAAAACACTATTTTTGTATCTAAAGCTGAAAATTACGATAAAAAAACTAGTGTTATTAGTGAAAAAATATATGAATTGGAAAATGAATACTTTTGAAAAATAGAAAATACTATATTTAAATTAAATGCCAAGTTAAAAGATGATCCATTCCTAAAAAAAGCTTCAGGAGATATTTCAAAGAAATACACTTACATTAAAAAAACTGTCAAAGGATTTATTAGTTTTTTCCAAAGAAGCTTCAAACCAAAAGGTGACTATAGTGCTATAAGCAAGCTAGCTAAATCTGTTTTTATTAGAATCAAATCACTATTAGATAATTATTCATTTGTTATTGATTATTTCACAAGATCGCATAACTTTTTATTTAATAATAAAAAATATAATGAAAAAGAAATTATAGGATTTATTACAATAAAAAGACTTATTGAAGTTTTTGATAAATCATCAATATCGATTCAAAGCATTATTAAAAAGTCATCCGAGTTTTCAAAAATTAATAAATTAAAAATTAAATTGTTATCTAACATAGTTAAAAAACCTGATGTTTTATTTATAGTTGATGATAATAAAGATATAGATTTAAATCTAATTAATGAGTTCTTAAGAGTTGCATCAGAATTATGTGAACAAAGTAATATAACTTATATTTTTATCACCGATAGAATAGAACTTGTAAATAGAGAATTTGATAAACTATTTTATTTTTATGAAAACAAACTAATTGAATACGGGGACTATAAATCTGTTTTAAAAAAACCATTTACTCAAAATCTTAAAAATTTGACTACTAGAAGAGACTTGCCGATAGAGGACTTTTATAAAAATAGCAGTTTTCTTTTAAGTTCGCCATACGATATTTCTAATTCTCATTTTGTATGCGTTCCGTCATCTTATATAAAAAATAGACTTAATATGGAAGACAGCGCAAGCACAGAGGTTGTTTTTGAAAGTGAGACTATGAATTCTACAATTGAAACAGCCATTTCAGAAATGACAAATGTTTTTGATGGTATAAGTGTGTTTATTGATAAAGAAAAAGCTTCGGCTAATTCAAATAAATTAATTGAAAATTATGACAAATGAATCAATGATGAAGAAACACAGTCAATAGATATTGATGCTAATAAAAAAGACATTTTCTAA